CCCTTTCCCCAGCTCCACTGCGAGATTCACTGGATTGGTCACATTGCTGAAAAGATCAACAATCTTTGGGAGCAGATTCTTCAACTGCTTAAGTCCCTCCACACAGAACTGGTCAATGAGGGCACTCGAACTCACATCAGCACATTCATTGTTCAGTGCCTCACGTTTCTGGGAAACCTCAATCCATTCATTCTCTAAATCCCTCTTCTCTTCCTCTATTGACTCATTCCTTTGTTGAGTTTCCTCCAGGATTTTCCTTACTTCTCCCAGTTTATCCTGACTGGCAATCTGGGAAGCTTCACAGTTCTCCAGCAGCTCACTGAATAGTTCACTGAGAGAGGAGAGCTCCTTTACCACAGTTTCAGCCTTATTCGTGCAGTCAGCTGCACATTTCTGAATGTTCTCCTGCAGCTTGGGAAAGTCTTTGTTCTGAACTGACCCTTCACCCACATTCTTCACTTGTTTAGTAAGGAGCTCACAATACATCTGGATTTGGTCCAGATTATTGCGGGTCTCTTGAAACGAGTTTACAGTTCCAGTGCAAACCTCCATCAGGCAACTCCAGAATGACTCTGGATTTCTAAACTGGGATTTCTTGCTTGCATTGCTCTGGTTTAGTTTGATGTCTTTCACCCTGGCAGTCTGATGCACCAGTTCACCTAAAATAGCGACAGATGTAGTTGTCGGCAGCAGAAACATCTCCCAGTTAACCTGGGACAGAACCATCACATCAAAGCATTTCGAAACATGCTGCTGGCTGGTGAGCTGGGGCTCGAGCTGTGTAGCCTGGAACCGCTTCACCGACATGCTGCTATTTCCTGTAACGAGAATGAACACAGCTGGAAGAACTCAAACAtcctttgcttcagggagaacaatcccagcttttccaatctaaccttgtaactaaaatcccccatccctggaaccatttggtaaatctcctctgcaacctctcaaggaccctctctgCTTCTGAAAgtttggtgactagaactggattcaATACTTTAGCTGTGACATTACCAGTTTTATAAAGGctgagcataacttccctgattttgtactcaatacctcttctCATGAAACAGAAGATCCCATAGGCATTGCTAACTACtccttcaatatgtcctgccaccttcaaagatggagGTAGTGAAAAGGAATATAGCTGAGGTAGGGACAGTTATAGTTAGGAGGAGAGATACTGACTTGAATTTTACATCCCCCCaagggagtgggctggaggtggggtggggggggggtgaggggtgtaagattgagtggggggggggcgggagagggtaTAAGATTGTGTAGGAGGTGAGGAGGAGGTGtaagattggggggtgggggagggggtgttagaTTGGGAGAGGTGATTGTgtaggagagggaagggggtataAGATTGTGTTGGTGGGGGGAGATTGAGGAGGGAGGGTGGGCCAGGTGCCGTTCCTGTCGCCTTCCTGCCCAGGCTGCAATTTTATGATCGGGGAGGAGGGgccaaacggcccacccaccccaggccaattgagggccttaatTAATTTCTACTTGAGTGCCTCCTCCTATATTACCAGTGGTTGATGGGCACTTCATCAGCTGTGGAGGCCTCCCAGTAATACCAGGCAGCCCCCTTGCTGGCCCgaggtgggggggccctcctgatcgggcaccctgttgcCCATGGAGGGCGCCCCAGCAACGCCTGCTGACCCCACTGATACACGTCGCCCTGCCCTCCTGATCAACCCCCACCGCCTAGCTGATTATCCCCAGCGAGGCCCGAAACCGCACTTACCGGCGTCCACAATcgtcctgaagctgggtgcagtcccagcagaagtcactgctcctggtggcactgctgggactgagaagcTGCCAGActgttgattggccagcagctcctggtggcaggacttcctgcctcagaggaagggagtcctgcccgaggccaattaagggcctgggccacgtaaaaatcTCTGAGTGGCTTAGAGGCCTGGCGGATGCAGGCTCACCCTTGACTTGGAAGCCAGTTGGCGAGGCTTCCGCCTCAACGTAAAATTTCGGCCACTGTTCTTTGCAGTCGAGAGTGGGCATCCTGAAAGTTGTGTTGTCTGCCCAATGCCAGTGTTAGGGACCtttccttggggctggagaggaacttggagtgtgagggggaaggatccagttgttgtggtccatgtaggtatcaatgGCATAGGTAAAATTAAGAGTTCTGTTGAGGGAGGATGAACAACTTGGAGCGACATTAAAAAGCAGAAGCACAAAGGCAATAAACTCTGGATTACTACCCGAGCTGCAAGAAAATTGACACAAGGTGAATAAGATCAgaaagttgaatgtgtggctcaaagattggtgtgggagaaatggattttgattcatggggcactgacaccagtactggggaaagagtgaGCTGGACTGGTGGGACAGTTTTGTCCTGAAccatgctggaaccagtgtcctggcaaatcgtataacttgggctttaaactaaatagtggggggtgggggggaagaattGAAGTAAgcgggaatttagaaagttaacgagaatggacaaggcaatagtgcagggtactgATATGGGTAATGGATGACCAGCATGTTACAGAGCGTACAAACatcagagtgcaccagcaaataaggccagagttgggaaaaatggtaaaaagacagaattaaaggctatttatctgaatgcacgcaacattctaacaagatggatgaattaatggcacaaatagaaataaatgggtatgatctgatagccattccagagacgtggttgcaaggtgaccaaggcttggaactaaatattcaaggatatttgaaatTTCAGAAGAAATtttggaagaaaggaaaaggaggtgggatagctctgttaataaaggatgagatcagtacagaaataatcttggctcggaagatcaagatgtagaattagttttTGTGGAgacaagaaatagcaaaggaaagaaatcactggtgagagtagtttatagagcccctaacagtagctacactgtagaacagagtataaatcaagaaataatggtagCTTGTAAGAAagctactgcaataattgtgggcgattttaatcttcatatacatTGGACCAGTCAAattagcaaaggtagcctggaggatgagttgatAGATTGTAttaaggacagtttcttagaacaatgcaTTGTGAAACCAACCtgtgagcaggctattttagacctggtaatgtttaatgactagggccctaccaaattcatggtcacattttacaaatttcatggtcacagcattttaagaatcgtgaatttcacaatttcacataCTGAAATCATAAATTTTAGGGTATCGCAAAAaaacatgaaaatgatctatttaaaacaaaaaaaagacaagggaggtttctggtttcgaATGGCATTTATTGGATTCTCAAACTAttttaaaaagctgactataaacaggtcacattcttcacTCACTGGGTGAATGTGTGCACGGAATAACCTGCAACTCTCtcgttcttcattccctgtctctgtactgTGAAGACCTGTCcacgtttagacacagctctctccacagctgcagagtttgttggaattgtcagacagtgccgTAGTAGCCTTACCAtatggggattctgcattccacggagttccaaaactgcagcacaggcaaagtacactctgcttcttttgcaatgctttcataagcaggaatctccagcctacagttcttgcgAAAGCCAGGAATCTCATCAAAtggtttaaatccaccatcaacaggtgcatttgtgcagggtcaaagtggcacagtggttagcaccgcagcctcacagctccagtgacccgggttcagttctgggtactgcctgtgcagagtttgcaagttctccctgtgaccgcgtgggtttctgctgggtgctccggttccttcccacagccaaagacttacaggttgataggtaaattggccattgtaaattgttcctagtgtaggtaggtggtaggagaatggtggggatgtggtagggaatatgggattaatggaggattagtataaatgggtggttgttggttggcacagattcggtgggccgaaaggcctgttttagtgctgtatctctctatgactctatacacaCAGATTCAGCCCAGAACAGTAGATCCATTGCTTTGTGGAATGTGACGTGctgagattcaaaccaagtgattaaatccatcagtcgtgtagcattcttggcaacaaactgaaccttctcattaagctgagcattgtTTAGAAAGGTCACAATGTCGTTAAAACCTATGTTTaaggtgtcagtgtgagctcttctgagatgaagtctgagAAGTATTTCAGGTGAGCCGCATGATACTATACTACCTGAAGCCAAGAATTCCAATGTGTTATttctggctctggaggaagggcgatgttttgttccccaatttcagctgCATTTGCAATGTGTTACCTGAATCAAAACTTGcagctagggcagtgtttgaagatctctTTAATGTAGCAGACCAGACTCTACCAAAactcgcttttccacagctcactaacAGGAGAAattatgggttgaattttatgggtccccctaAGATGGGTCAGAAGCAGGGGGGACCCATAGAATTGCCACAGGACTTGGGGTGGGGGAATGCCGGAGGGGCCACACCCCCCCATTACATCAGATGAACTGATAacgaaatagaaataaataagtatgatctgatagtcattacagagacatggctgcaggatgacatagattgggaactgaataATGATGGGtacatgatatttaggaaggacaggaaactaggaaaaggtggctctgttaattaataatggtattagcgcaatggagagggatgacctaagttcaggacacCAGGGTGTAAaagcagtttgggttgagatgagaaatgataaaggcaagaagtaatttgtgggagtggtgtacaggccccttaacagtaaccacacggtaggacgtggtataaaaggaagaaataatgggtgcttgtcagaaaggtatggcgataatcaagggggattttaatctacatatagactggaaaaaccaGATGGGCAAAGCTAGccgagatgaggagttcatagagtgtttctggaattgtttcttagaacagcacattctggagccaaccagagagcaggctatactcgacctggtgttgtgcaatgagataggattaattaattaatgacctcacggtgaaggcacccctaggcagcagtgatcataatatgattgaattttacattcagcttgagggaaaaaaaagtgggtctaagacaagtattttaaacttagataagggtaattatgagggcatgaaagcagagctagcaaaagtgaactggaaaagtagGTTAAGGGACTCAATAGAAATACAGTGGCAttcatttaagaggatatttcagaatacacataaCAGataacattccaacaagaaagaaaaattccaaggagaggacccagcatccgtgattaactaaaaagttaaagatagtatcaaacttaaagaaaaaagcaTATGATTGtgcaaaaatgggaggcaggtcagatgactgGACAGAAtcaaaagaacagcaaagaatgactaaaaggttcataaagagggaaaaattagagtacgagagaacgctgtctagaaatataaaaacagatagtcagagtttctatagatatttaaaaaagaaaaaaaagagttaacaaagagaGCATTGGTCCTACAGATAGTgagttaataagggaaaataaggagatggctgaTGAATTGAAAAAGTatattgcatcggtcttcaccataaaggatacaagtaacatcctagaaatagcggtaaatcaggaaatggaagggagggaggaacgcaagaaaagTACAATcaccagaatatagatagactggagagttgggcagagaaatggcagatggagttcaatcagggcaaatgcgaggtgatgtattttggaagatccaattcaagaatgaactatacagtaaatggaaaagtcctggggaaaattgatgtacagagagatttgggtgttcaggtccattgttccctgaaggtggcaacgcaggtcaatagagtggtcaagaaggcatacggcatgctttccttcatcggacggggtattgagtacaagagttggcaggtcatgttacagttgtataggactttggttcggccacatttggaatactgcgtgcagttctggtcgccacattaccaaaaggatgtggatgctttggagagggtgcagaggaggttcaccaggatgttgcctggtatggagggcgctagctatgaagagaggttgagtagattaggattattttcattagaaagacggaagttgaggggggacctgattgaggtgtacaaaatcatgagaggtatagacagagtggatagcaagaagctttttcccagagtgggggattcaattacaaggggacacgagttcaaagtgaaaggggaaaagtttaggggggatatgcgtggaaagttctttacgcagagggtggtgggtgcatggaacgcattgccagcggaggtggtagacgcgggcacgatagcgtcttttaagatgtatctagacagatacatgaatgggcaggaagtaaagagatacagacccttagaaaataggcgacatgtttagatagaggatttggatcggcgtaggcttggagggccgaagggcctgttcctgtgctgtaattttctttgttctttgttcaccagggaagtggtaccgagcaaattgttggagctgcgggctgacaagtccccgggtcctgatggacttcatccttgggtgtgaaaagaagtgactagtgagatagttggttttccaaaattccctagatttggggaaggttgcatcagattgaaaaatagtgaatgtaactcctttattaaaaagggagggagacagaaagcaggaaactacaggccagttaacttgacaTTGTCTTAGggaaatgttcgaagctattattaacgtTTTAATAGCAGGGCATAAAGGAggggttaaagagtggcgagttgaagagatttagcagttggcaggaaaaaagacagaagcgcaaggggagagccaactgtgtaacagccccgacaaccaattttatctgcagcacctgtggaggagtctatcactctagaattggcctttatagccactccaggcgctgcttcacaaaccactgaccacctccaggcgcttacccattgtctctcgagacaaggaggccaaagaagtatagcagggcatttagaaaaattcaaggtcatcaggcagagtcaacatggttttgtgaaatggaaatcatgattaaccaatttattggagttctttgaagaaataacatgtgctgtggataaaggggaaatcggtggatgtactgtatgtagatttccagaaggcatttgataaggtgccacatcaaaggttattgcagaaaataaaagctcatggtgtagggggtaacattttggcatggatagaagattggctagctaacaggaaacagagtagacgTAAATGggctattttctggttggcaagatgtaacgagtgatgtgccacagggatcagtgctggggcctcaaccttttacaatttatataaatgacttggatgaagggactgaaggtatggttgctaaatttgctgatgttgcaaagataggtaagaaagtaagttgtaaagaggacatcacagtggcacaatagggcagcacagtggttagcaccgcagcctcacaactccagcgacccgagttcgattccgggtactgcctgtgtggagtttgcaagttctccctgtgaccgcgtgggtgtcctccggatgctccagtttcctcccacagccaaagacttgcaggttgatagataaattgaccattgtaaattgctcctagtgtcggtaggtggtaggagaatggtggggacgtggtcgggattatgggattaatgtaggattagatttaatgggtggttgttggtcggcacagatccgaagggcctgtttcagtgctgtatgactatgacatgagggggctacaaagggatatagataggttaagtgaatgggcaaaaacctggcaaatggagtataatgtgggaaagtgtgaaattgtccactttggcaggaagaataaaaaaagcatattatctaaatggtgagagattgcagagctctgagatgcagagggatctgggtgtcctagtgcatgaatcgcaaaaggttagtttgcaggtacagcaaataataaaggctcatagaatgttatcatttattgtgaggggaattgaatacaaaagtaggtagttatgctccagttatacagggcattggtgagaccacatctgtagtactctgtacagtactggatccttatttaaggaaggatgtaaatgcgttggaggcagtacagagaaggtttactagacaaatacctggaatgggtgggttgtcttatgaggaaagattggacagtctaggcttgtatccgctggaatttagaagagtaagaggcgacttgattgaaacatataaaattctgaggggtcttgacagggtggatgtggaaagtatgtttccccttgtgggagaatctagaactgaggGTCACTattgaaaaataaggggtcgtccatttaagacagaggtcagcagaatgtttttctctcagagggttgagagtctttggaattctgttcctcaaaagacagtggaagcagagtctttaaatatttttaaggcagaggtagatagattcttgataagcaagggggtggaaggttattggggataggcgggaatgtgtagttgaggttacaatcagatcagccatgatctttttaatagcagagcaggctcgaggggccgagtggcctcctcctgctcctaattcctgctgccgctgggatttaaccagtagtcggggaggtggggaggtggggggtgcctcCGCCACCCGGGGAGGTCGCTCAGTAAAGATCTCCTTGCAGACTTGGGAAGGAGGgctctcctctgtgggcaa
The Heterodontus francisci isolate sHetFra1 unplaced genomic scaffold, sHetFra1.hap1 HAP1_SCAFFOLD_410, whole genome shotgun sequence DNA segment above includes these coding regions:
- the LOC137359978 gene encoding putative leucine-rich repeat-containing protein DDB_G0290503 gives rise to the protein MSVKRFQATQLEPQLTSQQHVSKCFDVMVLSQVNWEMFLLPTTTSVAILGELVHQTARVKDIKLNQSNASKKSQFRNPESFWSCLMEVCTGTVNSFQETRNNLDQIQMYCELLTKQVKNVGEGSVQNKDFPKLQENIQKCAADCTNKAETVVKELSSLSELFSELLENCEASQIASQDKLGEVRKILEETQQRNESIEEEKRDLENEWIEVSQKREALNNECADVSSSALIDQFCVEGLKQLKNLLPKIVDLFSNVTNPVNLAVELGKGLMFLVRLVSELSSKESSESNAEVSNLLKTVREQAELKIKEVQDKLQESQNNYNECLQKMKCLGDESEKLLREMTDNQAQEKDISTSMELMVKGLGALGSIKSNWSQMLNFILMIPRITEDCQKIFERLGAGNDGATQGIPGMLSNGQFQVSQAVRIMSLIGDMIKTYVEIYDNYLKDPLRDMGRLLSEQGTERKFKQIQKKCLKARAEIQRRITENQEVFNKNGSEVIGKLTNLMDPRK